Within Candidatus Rubrimentiphilum sp., the genomic segment TCGGCGACGCGGCCGCCGGAGCCAGGCAACAGATGACGGTTGCAGTGATGATTGCGATTCTCTTGAACATGCGAACCTCCAAAATAAATTGCGTATTATCCGCCATAGCGGGGCGTGGGTGGCTGCGGGGGTTGCGGAGGCACGTGACCTCCGAGGCAAACGGGTGGAACGTCCGTCCTTCCGGCGATGTGGTAGAGCCCATCGATTGAAGGCGTGAAGAAGTAACCGCCGCCGGTCGGCACGACGAAGTCAGCCGGTATTGTCAGGGTCGGGTCGTGGAAGTTGTTGTCGTCATCGGTGAATGCGGTCACAAATTGGCGCTGCCGGCCATCCTGTGCGTTCTGTCCCAGAATAGGATCTTGTCCGACGCCGGCCTCTTTGAAGTTTGGATTGTTGACCCAATTCTTCGTGACGAACTCGAATTGATTGGCTATTGAGGTTTGATATGCCGCGAATAGGAGGCCGCGATCACCGGTATCTTTTGACAGGTTTCCTTCATCGGCGATCGGGTCTCCGAAAGGAATTCCGCGCCGCAGCAAACGGTGCGTCTGGGTATCGGATTCGGTCAGTTGCGCGATCAGCGTACTCTTGTCGTCACGCGGATACGCCTTGCGAATGTGAGCGCTAAACGGGCAACGCTGGCCTTGCGGATCGGCAGCCGCTGCAGGCCCCGGGTTACATTGGCTGTCGTCTTTGGGCGCTTGTCCGCTGGCCGGCGGATTTTGAAATTCGAAGAAGTTATTTCGGCAGTCGTCGTTCCCGATCACCCGATCATCAGCCGTCGCCGCGAGCACCGGCGCTCCGTGTGGATGTCGTCCGACGAGCGCCGAACCGAGCTCCTCCGCACTTAGGTCGTGTTGCGCGGCGGTGTCACTCAACCACCGATGGAATCCGGCAACGTCCTGACGCAATCGCCGCACAACGTAGAAGCTGCCGTCATCCGTCCAATCCGCGCCCGCCGAGCCTCGCGCTTTCGAGAACGTGCCGGTTGGGGCGGCGGGGTCAGCTGCGCCAGCATCTTGTTTGAGGTAGCCGAACACAAACTCGCCAGGGTAAAGGCAGTCTTGTCCGGGTTTCCCTTGCCCCGGCTCATTGGGATTCTGACGCGGCGTTAGCAGGTCGTCGTTGTTGGCCGAGAGTTTTCCTCGAATGCCCGGTTGTGACACGCCATCTAGCCACCCGAAATGTTCGTGACCAGTTAGCGGTTGAGGGAGCGTCGCGCCTCGCTGGATGTACAGGATTGTTGCACCGCTACGATGGGCGGTAGCGGCCTGACGGGTGTCGGTCGTACCCTCGATGGCTGCTTGAATGCGATCGATCTCTGCATCAAGATCGCTTTGATCGTCGCTTGCACAGATAAGGACAACGTGTGCGTCCGAATCGGCGTTGCCGCCGAAGAGCCAATTCTGCGGCGCACCGTCCGAAGCGGCATCGCTGGGATCGTTCAAGGATGCAGACTGCGCGAATAGCGCGGCTTTAAAAGGAGCATCCAAAAAAGCGTCTACTTCCGACGGATCCATGAGCAGGCGCAATCCTGCCGCTGAAACGCCGATATTGAACCAAGTCGCCTTAATGCTACGCTTCTCGGCGCCGCGCCGGAATCGTAAAGCTTTAAAGAGCCGGTTGAAGCTAAGCACTTCGGCGGCCGTGGAAACGAAGGGAACCTCGTTTGCTAACCACGCCTTGAAGGCCGCCGGGTCGCTAATTCGCAAGAAGACGAGGGTCTGAAAGTCCTTGTTGAAGCCGGCTATGCTGTTGCCTTGGATGTTGTCGATGCAGAGCAGCGGCTCGTCACCAGGCCGATCGGATTTGTGTGACGCGTCGTCGACGAAATTCATCAGGGCCGAGGCGGGCGCTTCACGCGGTGAAGACGATTGGTTGACGGCTGATGCGCTCATTCCAAGACTCCCGTAGTCCATTTGGACCACTCTGGCATCGAGTGCCCCACTAAAGTAGTGACCTCCGTGGGGGATCGCCGCTAGGCCTCGCTACAATAGGCGGCCAACAAAAGACCGAGCCGGCGAGACTAGCATAAATGTACTAGTTAGTGGTCCGATTCCTGCGCCTTTGTGAGGTCTCCGAACGCTGATTGCGATCACACTTTTAGGGCGAGAGTGCAGGACGGACCGGCCGCCGCTGAGGGAGGGTGTAATGTCCGTCTATGAACAGCTGCCTGCCCAACAGGCGCGCGTTGTCGATTTGCTTCTGGAAGGCTTAAGTACGAAAGAGATAGCCAAGCGCATGCGCCTTAGCCAATACACCGTGCGCAACTACCTGGGCGTTATTTTCCTGCGATACGGTGTCAAGTCGCGATCCGAACTTATCGCGCGCGAGCTGAGTGCTAGGATTTGAGTCTTCCGGTTATTTCTTTAGAATCGGCAGACGGCGGCAGGCGTGCAGTTTTCCTAAGGGTCGTTTAGCACGGCATCAGCGATTCGGTCAGACAAGGCCGCGATTGTGAAGCTTGGATTCGCGCCAACAGGCCCCGGCATAATCGATCCGTCGGCTACATAGAGTCCTGGATAATTGAAGACTCGTCCATAAGAATCGACGACGCCCTCGCTGACGTCGTGACCCATCGGGCACCCTCCGAGCGGGTGCACAGTGATCAAATTATTAAACAGCCACGTCAATGGGTTGAGCGAATATCGGCCGCCCAGTGCCCGAGCGACTTGGCGACCTGCGGCGTTAGCGCGTTTCAAGTAGCCTCGGGAACGCGCGTCATTCCACGCAAGCTGCAGAAGGGGCACGCCGGTCTTCGGATCGATCCTCGTTGTCATCTGGCCGTCGGGCACGTCGCGGCCCATGCCGAGTAGCGGCATCGAGGTCGATGAAAGAGTTCCTTCGCCGATAAGGTCGCCAAGTTGCCGGTCAATCTCGCCGCGCGCGTTCCCGGTTATCCATGTTTGGATGAAGCCCCGCGCGAAGCGGAATGCGCGACTAAGTATGTTTCTATCCAGCAACTCCCAAAGGTAGTCGAGCGCTAGCGGATATCCCGCATCCTGAAGATAAAAGCCACGCCCTTCGTTTGGATTGTCTTGGGTGTCGGGAAAGCGAAACGTGCTGGTGATGACCGGAGCTCTCGAAGCGTTCATGCGGACGGGATTTCGATCCTTATCCATGCAGCTAGTGGCGAACATGAGGAGGTCACCATTTCCTGAGAAACGCGTGCCCAATGCCGCACTGATTCGATCGAATCCGCCAAGGGCGTTCATTTTGAGCAGAAGATAGGTAGAGCCGAGCGTCCCGGCTGACAAGATAAGCTTGTCCGCAATAATTTCGTAGCTTCGCCCCACCGGAAGGACGCCGGGGACGGTTTTTTGCGCGATATCATGCTTTACGCAGCTGATACGGTATCCGCCGGCAGGCTCCGGGGCAAACGATTTAACTTCAGTAAGCGTTCGGATCTCGGCGCCGGCCCGTTTTGCAAGCGTAATGTAATTGTAATCAAGGGTGTTTTTTGACCCATAGTTGCATCCGACGTCGCACTCACCGCAAAGGCGACACGTTTCCCGAGGCGCTTGGTGATAATTCTCTCCGGGATCAAACACTCGTCCGGGAAGTGGCGCTTCGCCCTCGACATTAAACGTAACGGCCAGATGGGGTAGGTACCACTGCGGCTCAGAAGGATTGCCATCCCCCGTTGTTTCGGGAATGCTCAGCTTTCGCGCAGCAGCGCGCATAGCCGCGGTCTTGTTATCGCGCTGATATTGTATCGGGTAGGCCGACGGGCGAAGAACCTGTTCGACTGCGTCATAATGGGGATCCAAGATCGCGCGTGTTATTGGCCACGTACCGCCGCCTGGCATCAGTGAATCGGCAAACCAGCGTTCGTCTTTGCGAATAAGGACATTCGCGTAGATTAAGGAGCCGCCGCCCAATCCGGCCGAGACAACCGCAGCCATCCCACGAAATGACCAGATGTTGAAGAGTCCGTAGTGCTCCTCACTTGGGTCCCAAAAATTGTTATTGAGTTCGAGTGGAGTGCGGGAGAAGGAGCCTGGCGGATACGGCTTTCCACGCTCGAGTAGACAGACGCGCTTGCCGGCACGCGCAAGGCGATACGCCATGACGGAGCCGCCAAACCCTGAACCGACGATGACCGCGTCAAATCGCTGTTCCATTACTATCCGATTGCGGAACGCTTTGCGATAATCTCTGCGTATCGTTTCGCTGAGGGAGTTGCCACGCGCTCCAGATTAGGATCGTGATCGAGGTCGATGCGATAGATGCCGAAATCGCTGTTTTCGTCGAACGTAAGCCCCCATTCCCGATTCGAGGTTATGCTCCAACACAGATAAGCTTCGACTGGAACGCCATCGGCAACGGCACGTTGGACCTGGTAAATGTGCCGCTCGAGATATTGGGAACGAGAGACTCCGTCAGCACTAGGAACGCACCCATTCTCGACGACAATGATAGGCTTCCCGGGAAACTGTTGCTGCTGCTCTCGGAGCAGATCGTACAATACCTCCGGCCAGACAGGTGCGTTTGCATAGCGGGATTCGGCTGCGGAGGCGAGATGCTGCAATCTCGATGGCCAAAGCGTTCTTACTCCCCAATAGTAGTCCAGTCCAACGTAGTCAAGCTGACCGATGCATTCTGCCGGGCACAAAAATTCGGGGAGCTTGCCGGCCATGCCAAGATTCCACCAGTTAGTCGCGACGATCGTGGTTAACATCGAGATCGTTCTGCGGAGCGGATCGAGAAAACGCAACCACGACCGAGTGGCGTTCAACCGTGCCTGTCCACTCAAGGAAACGAACAAGACACGGTCCTTCCCGGGACCGAGAATTCGCTGAGCCACGTAGTTCGCGAGGTCTATTTCAAGCCCGCTGTAGCTACCCGAGGCGTCCTGCATACAAAGCCCAACAACACCGGGATGCACGCCGACGCGTAGCAGTCCCCGATTTCGTATTGCTTGTAGTGACTTGTCGAGATCAGGCACTTCGATGCGTGAGCTCGAGCAGACTGGCTGAGCCGCCGCCTTTCCGATGTTCGCTACAGTTTTGCGGTTATCGACGTTTGGCGGGCTGTCGTGAGCTAATCCCGGGAAAGCCGCTTCCATCGCTTGGTCCCAGCGTGAAAGACCCGAAGCGTCGCGAAGCTTGAACTCGCGAAGGGCAATATCCACGGCGTTCAACAGCGTGCGGCTCCCAAGAGCCATGGCAGCTGCAAACGGTTGGTCGCTCCCGGCGACGTTGACCAGCACGAGCCCGTCGCTCACGTATTGTCGCAGAACGACGTCATCGTCAAAAACGAGGTCAATTTCGCCACGGGAAAGGCCGGCCATCGTATCCGCCGTTTTTTGGAAGCTGATAATCGAAGCCGCGGGGAAGAATGTTGGAGCTTGATAGGCTGGGGCGGTGTTGCGCGTTACGCCGATGCGGCCAGGCCAAGTGGCCAAATCGGCGGGCAAGCTGAGCGTTGCCGGATGCAGAGCGCAAAGATGTGCGATGAAGTAGGGCTCCGAGAACAAGACCTGGTCCATCCGATTTTGTGTGAGGGTGATCTGCGCGATTGAAAGGTCGACGGCGCCGGACTCCAGGAACTCGCGCTGTGACAAAGTACGACTTTGCTTGCGTACGTCTGCGGGGTTCCGAACACGTGTAGCTCGCCGATCAACAAGAGCCTGCAAGCATCGCGGTAATCCTAAAATAAGCGGGTTAGCTCCCACTCTAGCCGTGGGGTGCACTCCACGAATCGCTGTTCGCGCGCGGCTGTGGGCGCGAAACAGATTTGGGATTAAGCGCAATACGGCATCCATCTGCTCGGCTGAGGTGGCAAAAGGCTCTAGCCCGGGCGGCATTGGATAAGCGCGCATCCCCCAGCCTTTGATGAAGCCGTAGACCAACTGATTCGGTTCATTTATCGTAACGTAATAGTCAATCAGATCGCCGAGTTGCTCGGCAACCTGGCGCGCATAAGCAGCGAACAATTCGGGGAATCCCGCGTCGAGAAGTCCTGCGCCGGCTCCGGACGCTTGGACATGAATGGGCCACGTATTGTGGTGCAATGTGACGACGGCGACCATGTCGGCGTCGCGGATCCGTTGCAGCACCTGTCGATAATGCGCGAAGGCCTGGCTATCCCACTGGCCGGCTGCCGGCTCCAACGTCGCCCAGGACAATGACAGTCGGAACGCGCGGCATCCCAGCTGGCGTGCCGTTTCGATATCTTCGCTGTACCGATTCCAAAAATCGGTTGCTTTCCCGCGCGCGGTCAGACCGCGCACTGCCTCCCACCGATCACGAATATCGTCCTGGCCGGGAATGTGCGCCTCACATTGGTGATCTGCGGTTGCGACGCCAAAGCGAAAGGAAGCGGGGAACTGGGGTATCACGGCACCCGCAGTGGCGCCGAGCGGCCATCGAAGCAACGCGCAGTGTCTCCTTTGAGGACCGATCACCCGATCGAGTGGCGACTGGCCCGCGGCTCCACGGGCGCGGGCCCGATCAAAACTAGCACAAATGGGTCAGTTTTCCCCTTGACTCGCGCCTTCGTCAGGCGCAGAATTATGAGGGCCGATTTCCAGCGGGCGAGAGAAGAACCGTTGGAGCCTGTCGTGAGTGTGGCTCCTTAGCCAGACGTCGAGGCTCAGTTGTCCGTCGGGTTCGGACCTGCAATACGGCTGCCTTGGAAGCAAGTGCAGATGGAGCTTCTATCATGACCACTAGCCCAACGCGGCGGCGTTTTATCGGCGCCGCAGGCGCTATCGCATCGACTACGCTAATCGGCTCGTCTCTATTGAACGCTGGAATCGCCGAGGGCGCCGGACCGTTTGTGAGACGTGATATTGGCGGCTTGATGGCGACCGATCCGATCATCGTTTCGTATCGAAAGGCCGTCAAAGCTATGCAGACGCTTTCGATGAATAATCCTAACGATCCGCGAGGGTGGGCGTACCAAGCCGCAATTCACGGGACCCGGACGATGCCCACGAAGCTCGCCTGGAACACGTGTCAGCATGGAACGCTGTTCTTTTGGTCCTGGCACCGGATGTACTTGTACTGGTTCGAGCGGATCGTCCGTAAGATGTCGAGCGATCCGACGTGGGCGCTTCCATATTGGAATTGGACATCCGCTAGCGAACGGCACCTCCCGTCGATGTTCCGCGATGTTACTAGCGAGCTGTATACGCCGAACCGGAATCCTTCATTCAACGATGGGACCGGCTCGCTTCCGGCGACGGACGTCGATTACAGCGCGGCGTTCGCGTTTGCTGGCTTTGCGGACGCAAACGGCTTTATCCAGGGAACTCCACATGGCGACGTCCATGTTGACATCGGCGGCTGGATGGGCGACGTGCCTACGGCGGCGCAGGATCCGATTTTCTATTTGCATCACAGCAACATCGATCGCCTGTGGAATCTGTGGCTCGCGCAGGGCGGAGGACGGACGGATCCGCTGGCAGACAATCCATGGAAAAACACAATCTGGACTTTTTTCGACGAGAACGGCGCTACCGTGCACATGACCAGTTGCGATGTTTTGCGCGCCGCGCTGCAGCTCAACTACCGGTATGAGGGCGAGCCGGCTCAAGTGAATGAGTATTGTCGTCTCTTTTTCAAACCGCCTATCCCTCTTTATTATCGGGTTCCTTTTCTCCACATTCCCGTTCCGCCGGAGACGCTTGGGCAAGAAAGAGTCTCGTTTCCATTATTCAACACGGCTCCGCTAAGAGAAAAGCTTTTCGGATTAGCGGAGAGCCAGACAAGAACGCTCATGTTGGATTTTAGCAACGTGGTCGCGCAGCGTCAGCCGGGCGTCGTTTGGGAAGTGTACGTTGGTTTGCCTGCGAATGCCGCAGCGAACCCAAAAGGCCCCTTTTATGTAGGCAATCTCTCGCTTTTTGGGACGGGCATAAGAAGCGATACCCACGGCAATCGCGAGTTCCAGCCGGCGAGATTCAGCTATGCAATAAATAAGGCGGTGGCGGCTTCGTTACGGCTAAATGAGGAGCGTGTCACTGCGACATTGGTGCCACACGGCATTCTGATCAACGGTAAACCTTCAACTCCGAAGGTGTTGTCGCCCGTGCGAATCGGGCAAGTCAACATTTTAGTCGAACAGCGCCGATAAGCGCCGGGCAGCCGAACCGGGACAGTAATCAATCTGAGGAGCAATCGAATGAGTAATACGGACTATAATGCGGTTCGAGAGAGGCTAAGAAAGAGTGAATTGAGCCACTCGGACGTCGAGATTCTGGATCAAATGCTCAGAGAACGCGTAGAAATGGGGGATCTTGGTGAGATAGGGGGCCGACGGATCATCGCGCGGCTTCCGAACGGTATGGACATTATCAAGTAGCCCAAACATGGGATTTCGCGACGATGTCGATGCTACGATCGCAAACGAAGTCACCATGTTTCTCCGCACCGTTCCATATGCAAGTCACCTCACGGGTGAAGGTCGCCTAAACGAGGCTTATTACCTACGACACCGCATTGAAACGATAAAGCGGATT encodes:
- a CDS encoding family 1 glycosylhydrolase, producing MIGPQRRHCALLRWPLGATAGAVIPQFPASFRFGVATADHQCEAHIPGQDDIRDRWEAVRGLTARGKATDFWNRYSEDIETARQLGCRAFRLSLSWATLEPAAGQWDSQAFAHYRQVLQRIRDADMVAVVTLHHNTWPIHVQASGAGAGLLDAGFPELFAAYARQVAEQLGDLIDYYVTINEPNQLVYGFIKGWGMRAYPMPPGLEPFATSAEQMDAVLRLIPNLFRAHSRARTAIRGVHPTARVGANPLILGLPRCLQALVDRRATRVRNPADVRKQSRTLSQREFLESGAVDLSIAQITLTQNRMDQVLFSEPYFIAHLCALHPATLSLPADLATWPGRIGVTRNTAPAYQAPTFFPAASIISFQKTADTMAGLSRGEIDLVFDDDVVLRQYVSDGLVLVNVAGSDQPFAAAMALGSRTLLNAVDIALREFKLRDASGLSRWDQAMEAAFPGLAHDSPPNVDNRKTVANIGKAAAQPVCSSSRIEVPDLDKSLQAIRNRGLLRVGVHPGVVGLCMQDASGSYSGLEIDLANYVAQRILGPGKDRVLFVSLSGQARLNATRSWLRFLDPLRRTISMLTTIVATNWWNLGMAGKLPEFLCPAECIGQLDYVGLDYYWGVRTLWPSRLQHLASAAESRYANAPVWPEVLYDLLREQQQQFPGKPIIVVENGCVPSADGVSRSQYLERHIYQVQRAVADGVPVEAYLCWSITSNREWGLTFDENSDFGIYRIDLDHDPNLERVATPSAKRYAEIIAKRSAIG
- a CDS encoding tyrosinase family protein, with amino-acid sequence MTTSPTRRRFIGAAGAIASTTLIGSSLLNAGIAEGAGPFVRRDIGGLMATDPIIVSYRKAVKAMQTLSMNNPNDPRGWAYQAAIHGTRTMPTKLAWNTCQHGTLFFWSWHRMYLYWFERIVRKMSSDPTWALPYWNWTSASERHLPSMFRDVTSELYTPNRNPSFNDGTGSLPATDVDYSAAFAFAGFADANGFIQGTPHGDVHVDIGGWMGDVPTAAQDPIFYLHHSNIDRLWNLWLAQGGGRTDPLADNPWKNTIWTFFDENGATVHMTSCDVLRAALQLNYRYEGEPAQVNEYCRLFFKPPIPLYYRVPFLHIPVPPETLGQERVSFPLFNTAPLREKLFGLAESQTRTLMLDFSNVVAQRQPGVVWEVYVGLPANAAANPKGPFYVGNLSLFGTGIRSDTHGNREFQPARFSYAINKAVAASLRLNEERVTATLVPHGILINGKPSTPKVLSPVRIGQVNILVEQRR
- a CDS encoding LuxR C-terminal-related transcriptional regulator, with amino-acid sequence MREGVMSVYEQLPAQQARVVDLLLEGLSTKEIAKRMRLSQYTVRNYLGVIFLRYGVKSRSELIARELSARI
- a CDS encoding Dyp-type peroxidase; protein product: MSASAVNQSSSPREAPASALMNFVDDASHKSDRPGDEPLLCIDNIQGNSIAGFNKDFQTLVFLRISDPAAFKAWLANEVPFVSTAAEVLSFNRLFKALRFRRGAEKRSIKATWFNIGVSAAGLRLLMDPSEVDAFLDAPFKAALFAQSASLNDPSDAASDGAPQNWLFGGNADSDAHVVLICASDDQSDLDAEIDRIQAAIEGTTDTRQAATAHRSGATILYIQRGATLPQPLTGHEHFGWLDGVSQPGIRGKLSANNDDLLTPRQNPNEPGQGKPGQDCLYPGEFVFGYLKQDAGAADPAAPTGTFSKARGSAGADWTDDGSFYVVRRLRQDVAGFHRWLSDTAAQHDLSAEELGSALVGRHPHGAPVLAATADDRVIGNDDCRNNFFEFQNPPASGQAPKDDSQCNPGPAAAADPQGQRCPFSAHIRKAYPRDDKSTLIAQLTESDTQTHRLLRRGIPFGDPIADEGNLSKDTGDRGLLFAAYQTSIANQFEFVTKNWVNNPNFKEAGVGQDPILGQNAQDGRQRQFVTAFTDDDNNFHDPTLTIPADFVVPTGGGYFFTPSIDGLYHIAGRTDVPPVCLGGHVPPQPPQPPTPRYGG
- a CDS encoding GMC family oxidoreductase, which gives rise to MEQRFDAVIVGSGFGGSVMAYRLARAGKRVCLLERGKPYPPGSFSRTPLELNNNFWDPSEEHYGLFNIWSFRGMAAVVSAGLGGGSLIYANVLIRKDERWFADSLMPGGGTWPITRAILDPHYDAVEQVLRPSAYPIQYQRDNKTAAMRAAARKLSIPETTGDGNPSEPQWYLPHLAVTFNVEGEAPLPGRVFDPGENYHQAPRETCRLCGECDVGCNYGSKNTLDYNYITLAKRAGAEIRTLTEVKSFAPEPAGGYRISCVKHDIAQKTVPGVLPVGRSYEIIADKLILSAGTLGSTYLLLKMNALGGFDRISAALGTRFSGNGDLLMFATSCMDKDRNPVRMNASRAPVITSTFRFPDTQDNPNEGRGFYLQDAGYPLALDYLWELLDRNILSRAFRFARGFIQTWITGNARGEIDRQLGDLIGEGTLSSTSMPLLGMGRDVPDGQMTTRIDPKTGVPLLQLAWNDARSRGYLKRANAAGRQVARALGGRYSLNPLTWLFNNLITVHPLGGCPMGHDVSEGVVDSYGRVFNYPGLYVADGSIMPGPVGANPSFTIAALSDRIADAVLNDP